Part of the Vigna angularis cultivar LongXiaoDou No.4 chromosome 1, ASM1680809v1, whole genome shotgun sequence genome, CTTTCTTTCCTCTCTTCCGCACTGTAACGCCCTACTTTGAAGTTGGATTCCTCCAACAACGGTGCCTCCGTTGGAGACATGCGATTTTCCTTCATGTTctgcaaataaataaataaactcgAATCAAACCAACTTTAATGGAAAAAAcgaaataaatttgataagaagAAAGTAAAGGCAGCTATGTCATGGTTTTGTTAAGAATAGAATTTGTCAAAGAGAACAAAATCTTGGCGTTGTTGTTTTTACCTGCAAATCTCCGGTGCTACAAACCCTTCTCATTTGTCCGGTGAAGAGAGTGTCTTCAGGGGAGCTCAAATCATGCCTTTGAAATTTGGGAGAGTCCACAAGAGTATCAGTGTAAGGTTGTGACAGAAAACCTGGTTTTGCTTCAAAGGAGTTGCTGCTGAAGCTTCTGTGCATGTACCTGGAAAAATTTTCAGCACCACTGTAACTGTGAGGAAGGAGTTGTTGAGCGTAGACACAGTCAACACCCAATTGGGCTTCCTCAGTCTTCACTTCAGAGGCATCAAAAGCTGAGAAAGTTGCAAACTCGTTCGCCAAGTTTTGGCCATTTGACAGCGGCTGGACGCGGTTGGCATGGTAAAGGCTGAGACTTTCCAAGTGGGAACTTGGAggggagaaagagaaaaaagatggGGAAAAAGGGTCTAGAGAAGGGAGAGAATTGGAATTGGAATTGGAATTGTCCTGAGCTACGTTAGAGGGAGAATTGGGGAAGAAAGGAAAAGAGTCAGAGAGAAAAGGAAGGTCTCCAACTCCATCAGAGGAGAGAAAGTCTGAGTTTGAATGTGTGTGGAAAGTGGTGTCGTAAGAGTAGAGATCAGAAGACATAGGAGCGAAATTTGTGGAAGAATTGAACCTATGAATCAACTCCAGAAACACAGAAAATGCTTAGCGAAACAACTTAAACAATAGTAATAACGAAtttagtttcttcttcttctctttctcttgtGCTGTTTTGTC contains:
- the LOC108347173 gene encoding zinc finger protein HD1; this encodes MSSDLYSYDTTFHTHSNSDFLSSDGVGDLPFLSDSFPFFPNSPSNVAQDNSNSNSNSLPSLDPFSPSFFSFSPPSSHLESLSLYHANRVQPLSNGQNLANEFATFSAFDASEVKTEEAQLGVDCVYAQQLLPHSYSGAENFSRYMHRSFSSNSFEAKPGFLSQPYTDTLVDSPKFQRHDLSSPEDTLFTGQMRRVCSTGDLQNMKENRMSPTEAPLLEESNFKVGRYSAEERKERISKYRAKRTQRNFNKTIKYACRKTLADNRPRIRGRFARNDEAIDNPKASCSTRDEDDVGFWIEELRLHEEQDDVTVGAEQYLGRYGATQFQYGGF